DNA sequence from the Amycolatopsis sp. Hca4 genome:
CACCTTCCGCAACTGGGACTACCCGATCCGGCGGCAGATCTTCGCCGGCTTCCGCACCACCCGCGACGCGGCCCCCGGCGAGGTGGGGTAGGCGCATGTGCCGCCACATCGGCTACCTCGGCGGGCCCGTCTCGCCCGCCGAGGCGCTCTTCCGCGCCCCGCACGCGCTGCTGGTGCAGTCCTACGCGCCGGCGGACATGCGCGGCGGCGGCTCGGTCAACGCCGACGGGTTCGGGCTGGGCTGGTACCCCGGCCCGGGCTCTCCGCCGCTGCGCCACCGCCGGTCGACTCCACTGTGGACGGACGAGACGCTGCCGCCGCTGGCCGCGGCGGTGACCACGGGCGCGTTCGTCGCCGCCATCCGCAACGGCACCACCGGCCTGCCGGTGACCGAGGCGGCCGCGGCACCGTTCACCGCCGGGCCCTGGCTGTTCAGCCACAACGGCGTCGTCCGCGGCTACCCGGACTCGCTGGCCGAACTGGCCAAGACCCTGCCGGTCACCGAGCTGCTCACGCTGGAGGCACCCACCGACTCGGTGGTGCTGTGGGCGCTGCTGCGGGCCCGGCTGGCCACGGGCGAGGATCCGCTGACGGCGGTGGCGGAGCTGACCCTCGCCGTCGAAGCGGCCGCGCCCGGCTCGCGGCTGAACTTCCTGCTCACCGACGGCTCGACCCTCATCGGCACCACTTGGACGCACGCGCTGTCCGTGCTGGAGACCCCGGCCGGCAGTGTTGTGCCGGGGCTTCGCCCCGGGCCGGGGGCTCCGCCACCCGGAACCCCCGGAAGCAACGTGTGGCTGGCGTCCGAACCCTTCGACGGTGACCCGCGCTGGCGGCCCGTCCCCGACCACCACGCCGTGCGCGCCACCGCGGCCGGCGTCGACCTGCTTCCCCTGACCCAGGAGCTCTCATGACCGAAGTCGATCTCGACCACCACCGCTCCGGCGACGCCGTCACCGCGGAGCTGCGCGCCGACGTCGTCGCCGGGCTGACCGCGGCGCAGAAGTGGCTGCCGCCCAAGTGGTTCTACGACGCCGACGGCAGCGAGCTGTTCGAGAAGATCACCCAGCTGCCGGAGTACTACCCGACCCGCAGCGAGCGCGAAGTGCTGGCCGCGCACGCCGGCGACGTCGCGAAGCTCACCGAGGCGCACACGCTCGTCGAACTCGGCTCGGGATCCAGCGAGAAGACCCGGCTGCTGCTCGACGCCCTCACCGGCCACGGCACCCTGGAGGCGTTCGTCCCGCTCGACGTCTCCGAATCCGCGCTGGCCGAGGCGGCCGAGGCGATCTCGAAGGACTACCCGGGGCTGGCGGTCCGCGGGGTCGTCGGCGACTTCACCCAGCACCTGGACCTGCTGCCGGACGGGCAGCCGCGGGTGGTCGCCTTCCTCGGCGGCACGATCGGCAACTTCCTGCCCGCCGAACGCGCGACCTTCCTGCGGTCCGTGCGGGAGGTCCTGGACGAGGGGGAGTGGCTGCTGCTCGGCACCGACCTGGTCAAGGACGCCGCCATCCTCGAACGCGCCTACGACGACGCGGCCGGCGTGACAGCGGAGTTCGACAAGAACGTGCTGCGGGTGATCAACGCCCGGCTCGGCGCGAACTTCGACCTCGACGAGTTCGAGCACGTCTCGTACTGGGACGCCGAAAACGAGTGGATCGAGATGCGGCTGCGCGCCCGGCGGGACCTGACCGTCGAGATCCCCGGCGCGGACCTCACGGTGACCTTCGCCGCGGGGGAGCACGTCCGGACCGAGATCTCGGCCAAGTTCCGCCCCGGCGGCGTCGAGGCCGAGCTGGCCGCGGCCGGCTTCGCGCTCGAGCACTGGTGGACCGACTCCCAGCAGCGGTTCGGGGTGAGCCTGGCAAAATCCGTGCGTGGCTAATCCTCTCCGGGCCCTCGCCCGGGCCGCCGGCACCAAACCGTGGCTGATGCGCACCGCCCGGTTCGTGGTCTGGGCGGACACGAAACTGCACAAGGCGTTCGGCGGCCGGGTGAGCCTCGTGGCGCTCGCCGGGCTGCCGTCGCTGCGGCTGACCACGACCGGCCGCAAGAGCGGGCTGCCCCGCAGCACCAACCTGCTCTACTACCCGCGTGGCGACGGCTTCGTGCTGACCGCGTCCAACTGGGGCCGCTCCCACGACCCGGCGTGGGCGCTCAACCTGCGGGCGAACCCGAAGTGCCAGGTCGCGCTGGCCGGGAAGCCGGTCGAAGTCGTCGCCCGGGAGCTGGACGGCGAGGAGTACGACCGGATGTGGAGCGAGCTGCTGGACTTCTGGCCGGGGTATGCGATGGAGCAGCGCGAGGCGGCGCGGCCGTTGCCGGTTTTCGTCCTCGCGCGGGTGGGTCGATAGGCCCTGACCATCCGATCGGCCGGTGCCGGGATTCACCGCTTTGTGCCAGTCTCACCCGGGTAACGCGCCGTGACGCCGTGCGCGCGGCGACTGCGTGACCCTGAGGGAGGAGACGTCTTGCCGAGATCCACTCAGAGCCGGGTGCGAGCGTTCGCACTGGTGGGGGCGCTCGTGGCCGGCGTGGGGCTGGCCGGGCCGTCCGGGACCGCCGCCGCGGCCGAAGACGCGGCCGTCCGGCCCGCCGCCGTCGGCGCGACCCCGGCCGTGGCCTGGGGCACCTGCGCGAGCGACGTCCTCGCCGGCGTGCCCGCCGACCAGGTCGGGTTCTACAGCTGCGCGCGCTACCGCGTGCCGATCGACCACGACAACGCGTCGCTGGGCACCATCGACATCGCGCTGCTCAAGCGGGCCGCCCGCACGCCCGGCCAGCGGGTCGGGTCGCTGTTCCTCAACCCGGGTGGCCCCGGCGGCCCGGGCCTGACCCTGCCGATCGCCGGCGAGGCGATCTTCCGGCCGCAGGTGCTCGACCGCTTCGACCTGATCGGCTTCGACCCGCGCGGGGTCGGTGACAGCAACCCGCTGCGCTGCTTCACCACCCAGGAGGACGCGGACGAGGTCTTCGCCGCCCAGATCGGCGTGCCGATTTCGCGCGCCGAAATCTCGGGCACGCTCGCCAGCTACCGCGACTACGGCCGGTTCTGCAAGAACAACGCCGGCGCGCTGCTGAACCACATGTCCACCAAGGACGTCGTCCGCGACCTCGACACGCTGCGCGCGGCGGTCGGCGACCGGAAGCTGAACTACGTCGGCTTCTCCTACGGGACGCTGATCGGCTCGACGTACGCGGCGATGTTCCCGAAGCAGTCGCGGGCGATCGTGATCGACGGCAACGTCGACCCGGAGCTGCGCACCAGCGACGGCGTGGAGTACGACCGCGAGCGCGCGCAGGGCTTCGAGATCGCGCTGGACGGCTTCCTGAAGCGCTGTGACCAGGTGGGCGACAAGTGCGCGTTCAGCGACGGCAACCCGCGCGCGAAGTTCGACGAGCTGCGCGAGTACCTGCGCAAGCAGCCGATCACCCTCCCCGGCGGCGGCTCGCTCGACATCAGCGGGTTCACCGGCACGGTTTCGAGCGTCCTCTACAGCCCGGGTGCGTTCGCCGCCCTGGCCGATTGGCTGCAGACGTACTACACCGCGATCCACCCGTCGGCGCAGGCGCAGTCGCTGCAGCCCCGGCCGCTGAAGGCGCTCGCCACCGGTCATCGGG
Encoded proteins:
- a CDS encoding alpha/beta hydrolase, yielding MRAFALVGALVAGVGLAGPSGTAAAAEDAAVRPAAVGATPAVAWGTCASDVLAGVPADQVGFYSCARYRVPIDHDNASLGTIDIALLKRAARTPGQRVGSLFLNPGGPGGPGLTLPIAGEAIFRPQVLDRFDLIGFDPRGVGDSNPLRCFTTQEDADEVFAAQIGVPISRAEISGTLASYRDYGRFCKNNAGALLNHMSTKDVVRDLDTLRAAVGDRKLNYVGFSYGTLIGSTYAAMFPKQSRAIVIDGNVDPELRTSDGVEYDRERAQGFEIALDGFLKRCDQVGDKCAFSDGNPRAKFDELREYLRKQPITLPGGGSLDISGFTGTVSSVLYSPGAFAALADWLQTYYTAIHPSAQAQSLQPRPLKALATGHRGLADLRPDSPYTSDDSYFAVNCSDKPFRIRQEQVPDIAAKWERESRTFGRYQVFSDTAACPVWPAKKPDAYRGPWRAKTDVPVVVVGNFYDPATQYKFAQRMAAELGNSRLLSVDAFGHCILGDALGVDQAVADYLTDLKVPSNGQVFQPNVQPF
- the egtD gene encoding L-histidine N(alpha)-methyltransferase, translating into MTEVDLDHHRSGDAVTAELRADVVAGLTAAQKWLPPKWFYDADGSELFEKITQLPEYYPTRSEREVLAAHAGDVAKLTEAHTLVELGSGSSEKTRLLLDALTGHGTLEAFVPLDVSESALAEAAEAISKDYPGLAVRGVVGDFTQHLDLLPDGQPRVVAFLGGTIGNFLPAERATFLRSVREVLDEGEWLLLGTDLVKDAAILERAYDDAAGVTAEFDKNVLRVINARLGANFDLDEFEHVSYWDAENEWIEMRLRARRDLTVEIPGADLTVTFAAGEHVRTEISAKFRPGGVEAELAAAGFALEHWWTDSQQRFGVSLAKSVRG
- the egtC gene encoding ergothioneine biosynthesis protein EgtC, with translation MCRHIGYLGGPVSPAEALFRAPHALLVQSYAPADMRGGGSVNADGFGLGWYPGPGSPPLRHRRSTPLWTDETLPPLAAAVTTGAFVAAIRNGTTGLPVTEAAAAPFTAGPWLFSHNGVVRGYPDSLAELAKTLPVTELLTLEAPTDSVVLWALLRARLATGEDPLTAVAELTLAVEAAAPGSRLNFLLTDGSTLIGTTWTHALSVLETPAGSVVPGLRPGPGAPPPGTPGSNVWLASEPFDGDPRWRPVPDHHAVRATAAGVDLLPLTQELS
- a CDS encoding nitroreductase family deazaflavin-dependent oxidoreductase → MRTARFVVWADTKLHKAFGGRVSLVALAGLPSLRLTTTGRKSGLPRSTNLLYYPRGDGFVLTASNWGRSHDPAWALNLRANPKCQVALAGKPVEVVARELDGEEYDRMWSELLDFWPGYAMEQREAARPLPVFVLARVGR